One genomic segment of Gossypium arboreum isolate Shixiya-1 chromosome 3, ASM2569848v2, whole genome shotgun sequence includes these proteins:
- the LOC108476320 gene encoding dynamin-like protein ARC5 isoform X1 has translation MEEETLNPHSTLYEAYNELHGLAQELEAPFDAPAVLVVGHQTDGKSALVEALMGFQFNHVGGGTKTRRPITLHMSYDPLCDVPLCYLVSDDDPTLAHEKSLADIQAYIEAENMRLEREPCQFSAKEIIIKVKYKHCPNLTIIDTPGLIAPAPARKNRALQQSQARAVESIVRKKMQHKEFIILCLEDCSDWSNAMTRRVVMQIDPELSRTVVVSTKLDTKIPQFARSSDVEVFLSPPACTLDGFILGDSPFFTSVPSGRVGSEHDSVYRSNDEFKQAIISREVQDIASLEEKLGRQLSKQERSRIGVSKLRHFLEELLQKRYMDSVPSIIPLLEKEYHSTTRKLTEINKELSTLDEVKLREKGRAFHDLFLTKLSLLLKGTVVAPPDKFGETLVDERTNGGAFVGADGLQLPHKIIPNSGMRLYGGAQYHRAMAEFRFIVGGIKCPPITREEIVNACGVEDIHDGTNYSRTACVIAVSKARDTFEPFLHQLGCRLLYILKRLLPISIYLMQKDGEFLSGHEVFLRRVATAFNNFAESTERACREKCLEDLVSTTRYVSWSLHNKNRAGLRHFLDSFGGTEQSSVPVNSVSPGNSQESLPGSVAAEKNETKSRADIKQVPLSSGIDSGSSAQTVETKLADLLDSTLWNRRLGPSSERIVYALVQQIFHGIREYFLASAELKFNCFLLMPVVDKLPALLREDLESAFSDDMDNVFNISNLRHSLGQRKRDTEIDLKRINRLKEKFKVIHQQLSSCQKVPSSSPACAD, from the exons ATGGAGGAAGAAACACTGAACCCACACTCAACTCTCTACGAGGCCTACAACGAGCTTCACGGTCTAGCTCAAGAGCTAGAAGCTCCCTTCGACGCGCCGGCTGTGTTAGTCGTTGGACACCAAACGGACGGCAAAAGTGCGTTGGTCGAAGCACTCATGGGCTTCCAATTCAACCACGTCGGCGGCGGAACAAAGACTCGCCGACCCATCACTCTTCATATGTCTTACGACCCTCTTTGCGACGTCCCATTGTGTTATCTCGTCTCTGACGATGACCCCACTCTCGCCCACGAAAAATCTCTCGccgatattcag GCCTACATCGAAGCTGAAAATATGAGGTTGGAACGTGAGCCATGTCAATTCTCAGCTAAAGAAATCATCATTAAAGTGAAATACAAACACTGTCCCAATTTGACTATTATTGATACTCCTGGGCTTATTGCTCCTGCTCCGGCTCGAAAGAATCGTGCTTTGCAG CAGAGCCAAGCGCGCGCTGTGGAGTCCATAGTGAGAAAAAAAATGCAGCATAAGGAGTTCATTATATTATGTCTCGAAGATTGTAGTGACTGGAGTAATGCAATGACAAGAAGAGTTGTAATGCAA ATTGATCCAGAGCTTTCAAGAACTGTTGTTGTCTCTACCAAGCTTGATACCAAGATTCCTCAGTTTGCACGGTCTTCAGATGTGGAAGTTTTTCTCTCTCCACCTGCATGTACGCTTGATGGCTTCATATTGGGTGACTCTCCGTTCTTTACATCAGTGCCTTCTGGAAGAGTTGGTTCCGAGCATGACTCTGTTTACAGATCAAATGATGAGTTTAAACAG GCAATAATATCTAGAGAGGTGCAAGACATAGCATCTTTGGAGGAGAAATTAGGTCGACAATTGTCAAAGCAAGAAAGAAGTAGAATAGGTGTAAGCAAACTTAGGCATTTTCTAGAAGAATTGTTACAGAAAAG GTATATGGATAGCGTTCCTTCGATCATTCCACTTCTTGAGAAGGAGTACCACAGCACCACAAGAAAGTTGACAGAAATAAATAAAGAACTCAG CACTTTGGATGAAGTGAAATTGAGGGAAAAAGGAAGAGCTTTTCATGATCTATTCCTAACTAAG TTGTCGTTGCTACTGAAAGGGACAGTTGTTGCACCTCCAGATAAATTTG GGGAAACACTAGTAGATGAGAGAACTAATGGAGGAGCATTTGTGGGTGCTGATGGTCTTCAATTGCCACATAAGATAATACCT AATTCTGGAATGCGTCTTTATGGAGGTGCACAATATCATCGTGCCATGGCTGAATTCCGCTTTATTGTGGGAGGGATAAAATGCCCACCAATTACAAGGGAAGAAATTGTCAATGCTTGTGGAGTCGAAGATATTCATGATGGAACAAATTACTCAAG GACAGCTTGTGTTATAGCGGTTTCAAAGGCTCGTGACACTTTTGAACCTTTCCTCCATCAG TTGGGTTGTAGGCTCTTGTACATTCTGAAGAGATTACTTCCTATATCCATATATCTTATGCAG AAAGATGGAGAGTTTTTAAGTGGCCATGAGGTGTTTCTCAGGCGTGTTGCTACTGCTTTCAACAACTTTGCTGAATCTACTGAAAGAGCATGCCGTGAGAA ATGCTTGGAGGATTTAGTAAGCACAACCCGTTACGTATCCTGGTCCCTCCACAACAAG AATCGGGCTGGGCTTCGTCATTTTTTAGACTCATTTGGTGGAACCGAGCAATCCAGTGTGCCAGTGAATTCTGTATCTCCTGGAAATTCCCAAGAGTCATTGCCTGGGTCTGTTGCTGCAGAGAAGAATGAGACAAAGTCAAGAGCAGATATAAAGCAAGTTCCTCTATCCTCAGGCATCGATTCAGGCTCTTCTGCTCAGACAGTAGAAACAAAACTTGCTGACCTTCTAGATAGCACACTTTGGAACCGGAGACTTGGTCCTTCATCAGAAAGGATTGTTTATGCATTGGTACAACAGATATTTCATGGCATAAGAGAATACTTCTTGGCCTCTGCTGAACTAAAG TTCAACTGCTTTCTTCTAATGCCAGTTGTGGACAAATTACCTGCACTTCTCCGGGAAGACCTAGAATCTGCATTTTCCGATGACATGGATAATGTATTTAACATCAGCAATCTGCGACACTCTTTGGGCCAACGAAAGAGAGATACAGAGATTGATCTCAAAAGG ATTAATAGgctcaaagagaaattcaaggtaatACATCAGCAACTTAGTTCGTGTCAGAAAGTACCAAGTTCATCACCTGCATGTGCTGATTGA
- the LOC108476320 gene encoding dynamin-like protein ARC5 isoform X2 has translation MEEETLNPHSTLYEAYNELHGLAQELEAPFDAPAVLVVGHQTDGKSALVEALMGFQFNHVGGGTKTRRPITLHMSYDPLCDVPLCYLVSDDDPTLAHEKSLADIQAYIEAENMRLEREPCQFSAKEIIIKVKYKHCPNLTIIDTPGLIAPAPARKNRALQSQARAVESIVRKKMQHKEFIILCLEDCSDWSNAMTRRVVMQIDPELSRTVVVSTKLDTKIPQFARSSDVEVFLSPPACTLDGFILGDSPFFTSVPSGRVGSEHDSVYRSNDEFKQAIISREVQDIASLEEKLGRQLSKQERSRIGVSKLRHFLEELLQKRYMDSVPSIIPLLEKEYHSTTRKLTEINKELSTLDEVKLREKGRAFHDLFLTKLSLLLKGTVVAPPDKFGETLVDERTNGGAFVGADGLQLPHKIIPNSGMRLYGGAQYHRAMAEFRFIVGGIKCPPITREEIVNACGVEDIHDGTNYSRTACVIAVSKARDTFEPFLHQLGCRLLYILKRLLPISIYLMQKDGEFLSGHEVFLRRVATAFNNFAESTERACREKCLEDLVSTTRYVSWSLHNKNRAGLRHFLDSFGGTEQSSVPVNSVSPGNSQESLPGSVAAEKNETKSRADIKQVPLSSGIDSGSSAQTVETKLADLLDSTLWNRRLGPSSERIVYALVQQIFHGIREYFLASAELKFNCFLLMPVVDKLPALLREDLESAFSDDMDNVFNISNLRHSLGQRKRDTEIDLKRINRLKEKFKVIHQQLSSCQKVPSSSPACAD, from the exons ATGGAGGAAGAAACACTGAACCCACACTCAACTCTCTACGAGGCCTACAACGAGCTTCACGGTCTAGCTCAAGAGCTAGAAGCTCCCTTCGACGCGCCGGCTGTGTTAGTCGTTGGACACCAAACGGACGGCAAAAGTGCGTTGGTCGAAGCACTCATGGGCTTCCAATTCAACCACGTCGGCGGCGGAACAAAGACTCGCCGACCCATCACTCTTCATATGTCTTACGACCCTCTTTGCGACGTCCCATTGTGTTATCTCGTCTCTGACGATGACCCCACTCTCGCCCACGAAAAATCTCTCGccgatattcag GCCTACATCGAAGCTGAAAATATGAGGTTGGAACGTGAGCCATGTCAATTCTCAGCTAAAGAAATCATCATTAAAGTGAAATACAAACACTGTCCCAATTTGACTATTATTGATACTCCTGGGCTTATTGCTCCTGCTCCGGCTCGAAAGAATCGTGCTTTGCAG AGCCAAGCGCGCGCTGTGGAGTCCATAGTGAGAAAAAAAATGCAGCATAAGGAGTTCATTATATTATGTCTCGAAGATTGTAGTGACTGGAGTAATGCAATGACAAGAAGAGTTGTAATGCAA ATTGATCCAGAGCTTTCAAGAACTGTTGTTGTCTCTACCAAGCTTGATACCAAGATTCCTCAGTTTGCACGGTCTTCAGATGTGGAAGTTTTTCTCTCTCCACCTGCATGTACGCTTGATGGCTTCATATTGGGTGACTCTCCGTTCTTTACATCAGTGCCTTCTGGAAGAGTTGGTTCCGAGCATGACTCTGTTTACAGATCAAATGATGAGTTTAAACAG GCAATAATATCTAGAGAGGTGCAAGACATAGCATCTTTGGAGGAGAAATTAGGTCGACAATTGTCAAAGCAAGAAAGAAGTAGAATAGGTGTAAGCAAACTTAGGCATTTTCTAGAAGAATTGTTACAGAAAAG GTATATGGATAGCGTTCCTTCGATCATTCCACTTCTTGAGAAGGAGTACCACAGCACCACAAGAAAGTTGACAGAAATAAATAAAGAACTCAG CACTTTGGATGAAGTGAAATTGAGGGAAAAAGGAAGAGCTTTTCATGATCTATTCCTAACTAAG TTGTCGTTGCTACTGAAAGGGACAGTTGTTGCACCTCCAGATAAATTTG GGGAAACACTAGTAGATGAGAGAACTAATGGAGGAGCATTTGTGGGTGCTGATGGTCTTCAATTGCCACATAAGATAATACCT AATTCTGGAATGCGTCTTTATGGAGGTGCACAATATCATCGTGCCATGGCTGAATTCCGCTTTATTGTGGGAGGGATAAAATGCCCACCAATTACAAGGGAAGAAATTGTCAATGCTTGTGGAGTCGAAGATATTCATGATGGAACAAATTACTCAAG GACAGCTTGTGTTATAGCGGTTTCAAAGGCTCGTGACACTTTTGAACCTTTCCTCCATCAG TTGGGTTGTAGGCTCTTGTACATTCTGAAGAGATTACTTCCTATATCCATATATCTTATGCAG AAAGATGGAGAGTTTTTAAGTGGCCATGAGGTGTTTCTCAGGCGTGTTGCTACTGCTTTCAACAACTTTGCTGAATCTACTGAAAGAGCATGCCGTGAGAA ATGCTTGGAGGATTTAGTAAGCACAACCCGTTACGTATCCTGGTCCCTCCACAACAAG AATCGGGCTGGGCTTCGTCATTTTTTAGACTCATTTGGTGGAACCGAGCAATCCAGTGTGCCAGTGAATTCTGTATCTCCTGGAAATTCCCAAGAGTCATTGCCTGGGTCTGTTGCTGCAGAGAAGAATGAGACAAAGTCAAGAGCAGATATAAAGCAAGTTCCTCTATCCTCAGGCATCGATTCAGGCTCTTCTGCTCAGACAGTAGAAACAAAACTTGCTGACCTTCTAGATAGCACACTTTGGAACCGGAGACTTGGTCCTTCATCAGAAAGGATTGTTTATGCATTGGTACAACAGATATTTCATGGCATAAGAGAATACTTCTTGGCCTCTGCTGAACTAAAG TTCAACTGCTTTCTTCTAATGCCAGTTGTGGACAAATTACCTGCACTTCTCCGGGAAGACCTAGAATCTGCATTTTCCGATGACATGGATAATGTATTTAACATCAGCAATCTGCGACACTCTTTGGGCCAACGAAAGAGAGATACAGAGATTGATCTCAAAAGG ATTAATAGgctcaaagagaaattcaaggtaatACATCAGCAACTTAGTTCGTGTCAGAAAGTACCAAGTTCATCACCTGCATGTGCTGATTGA
- the LOC108476320 gene encoding dynamin-like protein ARC5 isoform X3, whose protein sequence is MEEETLNPHSTLYEAYNELHGLAQELEAPFDAPAVLVVGHQTDGKSALVEALMGFQFNHVGGGTKTRRPITLHMSYDPLCDVPLCYLVSDDDPTLAHEKSLADIQAYIEAENMRLEREPCQFSAKEIIIKVKYKHCPNLTIIDTPGLIAPAPARKNRALQQSQARAVESIVRKKMQHKEFIILCLEDCSDWSNAMTRRVVMQIDPELSRTVVVSTKLDTKIPQFARSSDVEVFLSPPACTLDGFILGDSPFFTSVPSGRVGSEHDSVYRSNDEFKQAIISREVQDIASLEEKLGRQLSKQERSRIGVSKLRHFLEELLQKRYMDSVPSIIPLLEKEYHSTTRKLTEINKELSTLDEVKLREKGRAFHDLFLTKLSLLLKGTVVAPPDKFGETLVDERTNGGAFVGADGLQLPHKIIPNSGMRLYGGAQYHRAMAEFRFIVGGIKCPPITREEIVNACGVEDIHDGTNYSRTACVIAVSKARDTFEPFLHQKDGEFLSGHEVFLRRVATAFNNFAESTERACREKCLEDLVSTTRYVSWSLHNKNRAGLRHFLDSFGGTEQSSVPVNSVSPGNSQESLPGSVAAEKNETKSRADIKQVPLSSGIDSGSSAQTVETKLADLLDSTLWNRRLGPSSERIVYALVQQIFHGIREYFLASAELKFNCFLLMPVVDKLPALLREDLESAFSDDMDNVFNISNLRHSLGQRKRDTEIDLKRINRLKEKFKVIHQQLSSCQKVPSSSPACAD, encoded by the exons ATGGAGGAAGAAACACTGAACCCACACTCAACTCTCTACGAGGCCTACAACGAGCTTCACGGTCTAGCTCAAGAGCTAGAAGCTCCCTTCGACGCGCCGGCTGTGTTAGTCGTTGGACACCAAACGGACGGCAAAAGTGCGTTGGTCGAAGCACTCATGGGCTTCCAATTCAACCACGTCGGCGGCGGAACAAAGACTCGCCGACCCATCACTCTTCATATGTCTTACGACCCTCTTTGCGACGTCCCATTGTGTTATCTCGTCTCTGACGATGACCCCACTCTCGCCCACGAAAAATCTCTCGccgatattcag GCCTACATCGAAGCTGAAAATATGAGGTTGGAACGTGAGCCATGTCAATTCTCAGCTAAAGAAATCATCATTAAAGTGAAATACAAACACTGTCCCAATTTGACTATTATTGATACTCCTGGGCTTATTGCTCCTGCTCCGGCTCGAAAGAATCGTGCTTTGCAG CAGAGCCAAGCGCGCGCTGTGGAGTCCATAGTGAGAAAAAAAATGCAGCATAAGGAGTTCATTATATTATGTCTCGAAGATTGTAGTGACTGGAGTAATGCAATGACAAGAAGAGTTGTAATGCAA ATTGATCCAGAGCTTTCAAGAACTGTTGTTGTCTCTACCAAGCTTGATACCAAGATTCCTCAGTTTGCACGGTCTTCAGATGTGGAAGTTTTTCTCTCTCCACCTGCATGTACGCTTGATGGCTTCATATTGGGTGACTCTCCGTTCTTTACATCAGTGCCTTCTGGAAGAGTTGGTTCCGAGCATGACTCTGTTTACAGATCAAATGATGAGTTTAAACAG GCAATAATATCTAGAGAGGTGCAAGACATAGCATCTTTGGAGGAGAAATTAGGTCGACAATTGTCAAAGCAAGAAAGAAGTAGAATAGGTGTAAGCAAACTTAGGCATTTTCTAGAAGAATTGTTACAGAAAAG GTATATGGATAGCGTTCCTTCGATCATTCCACTTCTTGAGAAGGAGTACCACAGCACCACAAGAAAGTTGACAGAAATAAATAAAGAACTCAG CACTTTGGATGAAGTGAAATTGAGGGAAAAAGGAAGAGCTTTTCATGATCTATTCCTAACTAAG TTGTCGTTGCTACTGAAAGGGACAGTTGTTGCACCTCCAGATAAATTTG GGGAAACACTAGTAGATGAGAGAACTAATGGAGGAGCATTTGTGGGTGCTGATGGTCTTCAATTGCCACATAAGATAATACCT AATTCTGGAATGCGTCTTTATGGAGGTGCACAATATCATCGTGCCATGGCTGAATTCCGCTTTATTGTGGGAGGGATAAAATGCCCACCAATTACAAGGGAAGAAATTGTCAATGCTTGTGGAGTCGAAGATATTCATGATGGAACAAATTACTCAAG GACAGCTTGTGTTATAGCGGTTTCAAAGGCTCGTGACACTTTTGAACCTTTCCTCCATCAG AAAGATGGAGAGTTTTTAAGTGGCCATGAGGTGTTTCTCAGGCGTGTTGCTACTGCTTTCAACAACTTTGCTGAATCTACTGAAAGAGCATGCCGTGAGAA ATGCTTGGAGGATTTAGTAAGCACAACCCGTTACGTATCCTGGTCCCTCCACAACAAG AATCGGGCTGGGCTTCGTCATTTTTTAGACTCATTTGGTGGAACCGAGCAATCCAGTGTGCCAGTGAATTCTGTATCTCCTGGAAATTCCCAAGAGTCATTGCCTGGGTCTGTTGCTGCAGAGAAGAATGAGACAAAGTCAAGAGCAGATATAAAGCAAGTTCCTCTATCCTCAGGCATCGATTCAGGCTCTTCTGCTCAGACAGTAGAAACAAAACTTGCTGACCTTCTAGATAGCACACTTTGGAACCGGAGACTTGGTCCTTCATCAGAAAGGATTGTTTATGCATTGGTACAACAGATATTTCATGGCATAAGAGAATACTTCTTGGCCTCTGCTGAACTAAAG TTCAACTGCTTTCTTCTAATGCCAGTTGTGGACAAATTACCTGCACTTCTCCGGGAAGACCTAGAATCTGCATTTTCCGATGACATGGATAATGTATTTAACATCAGCAATCTGCGACACTCTTTGGGCCAACGAAAGAGAGATACAGAGATTGATCTCAAAAGG ATTAATAGgctcaaagagaaattcaaggtaatACATCAGCAACTTAGTTCGTGTCAGAAAGTACCAAGTTCATCACCTGCATGTGCTGATTGA
- the LOC108476320 gene encoding dynamin-like protein ARC5 isoform X4, with protein sequence MEEETLNPHSTLYEAYNELHGLAQELEAPFDAPAVLVVGHQTDGKSALVEALMGFQFNHVGGGTKTRRPITLHMSYDPLCDVPLCYLVSDDDPTLAHEKSLADIQAYIEAENMRLEREPCQFSAKEIIIKVKYKHCPNLTIIDTPGLIAPAPARKNRALQSQARAVESIVRKKMQHKEFIILCLEDCSDWSNAMTRRVVMQIDPELSRTVVVSTKLDTKIPQFARSSDVEVFLSPPACTLDGFILGDSPFFTSVPSGRVGSEHDSVYRSNDEFKQAIISREVQDIASLEEKLGRQLSKQERSRIGVSKLRHFLEELLQKRYMDSVPSIIPLLEKEYHSTTRKLTEINKELSTLDEVKLREKGRAFHDLFLTKLSLLLKGTVVAPPDKFGETLVDERTNGGAFVGADGLQLPHKIIPNSGMRLYGGAQYHRAMAEFRFIVGGIKCPPITREEIVNACGVEDIHDGTNYSRTACVIAVSKARDTFEPFLHQKDGEFLSGHEVFLRRVATAFNNFAESTERACREKCLEDLVSTTRYVSWSLHNKNRAGLRHFLDSFGGTEQSSVPVNSVSPGNSQESLPGSVAAEKNETKSRADIKQVPLSSGIDSGSSAQTVETKLADLLDSTLWNRRLGPSSERIVYALVQQIFHGIREYFLASAELKFNCFLLMPVVDKLPALLREDLESAFSDDMDNVFNISNLRHSLGQRKRDTEIDLKRINRLKEKFKVIHQQLSSCQKVPSSSPACAD encoded by the exons ATGGAGGAAGAAACACTGAACCCACACTCAACTCTCTACGAGGCCTACAACGAGCTTCACGGTCTAGCTCAAGAGCTAGAAGCTCCCTTCGACGCGCCGGCTGTGTTAGTCGTTGGACACCAAACGGACGGCAAAAGTGCGTTGGTCGAAGCACTCATGGGCTTCCAATTCAACCACGTCGGCGGCGGAACAAAGACTCGCCGACCCATCACTCTTCATATGTCTTACGACCCTCTTTGCGACGTCCCATTGTGTTATCTCGTCTCTGACGATGACCCCACTCTCGCCCACGAAAAATCTCTCGccgatattcag GCCTACATCGAAGCTGAAAATATGAGGTTGGAACGTGAGCCATGTCAATTCTCAGCTAAAGAAATCATCATTAAAGTGAAATACAAACACTGTCCCAATTTGACTATTATTGATACTCCTGGGCTTATTGCTCCTGCTCCGGCTCGAAAGAATCGTGCTTTGCAG AGCCAAGCGCGCGCTGTGGAGTCCATAGTGAGAAAAAAAATGCAGCATAAGGAGTTCATTATATTATGTCTCGAAGATTGTAGTGACTGGAGTAATGCAATGACAAGAAGAGTTGTAATGCAA ATTGATCCAGAGCTTTCAAGAACTGTTGTTGTCTCTACCAAGCTTGATACCAAGATTCCTCAGTTTGCACGGTCTTCAGATGTGGAAGTTTTTCTCTCTCCACCTGCATGTACGCTTGATGGCTTCATATTGGGTGACTCTCCGTTCTTTACATCAGTGCCTTCTGGAAGAGTTGGTTCCGAGCATGACTCTGTTTACAGATCAAATGATGAGTTTAAACAG GCAATAATATCTAGAGAGGTGCAAGACATAGCATCTTTGGAGGAGAAATTAGGTCGACAATTGTCAAAGCAAGAAAGAAGTAGAATAGGTGTAAGCAAACTTAGGCATTTTCTAGAAGAATTGTTACAGAAAAG GTATATGGATAGCGTTCCTTCGATCATTCCACTTCTTGAGAAGGAGTACCACAGCACCACAAGAAAGTTGACAGAAATAAATAAAGAACTCAG CACTTTGGATGAAGTGAAATTGAGGGAAAAAGGAAGAGCTTTTCATGATCTATTCCTAACTAAG TTGTCGTTGCTACTGAAAGGGACAGTTGTTGCACCTCCAGATAAATTTG GGGAAACACTAGTAGATGAGAGAACTAATGGAGGAGCATTTGTGGGTGCTGATGGTCTTCAATTGCCACATAAGATAATACCT AATTCTGGAATGCGTCTTTATGGAGGTGCACAATATCATCGTGCCATGGCTGAATTCCGCTTTATTGTGGGAGGGATAAAATGCCCACCAATTACAAGGGAAGAAATTGTCAATGCTTGTGGAGTCGAAGATATTCATGATGGAACAAATTACTCAAG GACAGCTTGTGTTATAGCGGTTTCAAAGGCTCGTGACACTTTTGAACCTTTCCTCCATCAG AAAGATGGAGAGTTTTTAAGTGGCCATGAGGTGTTTCTCAGGCGTGTTGCTACTGCTTTCAACAACTTTGCTGAATCTACTGAAAGAGCATGCCGTGAGAA ATGCTTGGAGGATTTAGTAAGCACAACCCGTTACGTATCCTGGTCCCTCCACAACAAG AATCGGGCTGGGCTTCGTCATTTTTTAGACTCATTTGGTGGAACCGAGCAATCCAGTGTGCCAGTGAATTCTGTATCTCCTGGAAATTCCCAAGAGTCATTGCCTGGGTCTGTTGCTGCAGAGAAGAATGAGACAAAGTCAAGAGCAGATATAAAGCAAGTTCCTCTATCCTCAGGCATCGATTCAGGCTCTTCTGCTCAGACAGTAGAAACAAAACTTGCTGACCTTCTAGATAGCACACTTTGGAACCGGAGACTTGGTCCTTCATCAGAAAGGATTGTTTATGCATTGGTACAACAGATATTTCATGGCATAAGAGAATACTTCTTGGCCTCTGCTGAACTAAAG TTCAACTGCTTTCTTCTAATGCCAGTTGTGGACAAATTACCTGCACTTCTCCGGGAAGACCTAGAATCTGCATTTTCCGATGACATGGATAATGTATTTAACATCAGCAATCTGCGACACTCTTTGGGCCAACGAAAGAGAGATACAGAGATTGATCTCAAAAGG ATTAATAGgctcaaagagaaattcaaggtaatACATCAGCAACTTAGTTCGTGTCAGAAAGTACCAAGTTCATCACCTGCATGTGCTGATTGA